One Bremerella cremea genomic window carries:
- a CDS encoding sugar phosphate isomerase/epimerase family protein has protein sequence MTLSRRSFLAATSAAVAACALPGRAWATYDQSRFPGFKVGLQSYSLRGFDVDKAIQLAGDLGVAHLEFYSAHFPLNSTDEQIAAMKKKMSDQGMVILGHGVNSFSKDHAANEKIFKFAKAAGIKNISADPAPDSFDSLDKLVDKYDIRIAIHNHGPSHRYNTALDVLNAVKPHDPRIGACADLGHFIRSGEDPVEVIRLLKGRLYGIHLKDFAEQKERTEGVILGKGHLDTVGVFRALRQVEFPVDGCLSLEYEENPKDPVADIRECLEIASEACQTAAS, from the coding sequence ATGACGCTTTCTCGTCGAAGCTTCCTCGCCGCAACTTCCGCTGCTGTGGCCGCATGCGCCTTGCCTGGCCGGGCTTGGGCCACGTACGACCAATCTCGTTTCCCTGGTTTTAAAGTTGGCCTGCAAAGCTACTCGCTGCGTGGCTTTGATGTCGACAAAGCCATCCAACTGGCTGGCGATCTCGGCGTGGCTCACTTAGAGTTCTACAGCGCCCACTTCCCTTTGAACTCGACCGACGAACAAATTGCCGCGATGAAGAAGAAGATGTCTGACCAAGGAATGGTGATCCTTGGGCATGGCGTCAACAGTTTCAGCAAAGATCATGCGGCGAACGAAAAGATCTTCAAGTTCGCCAAAGCGGCTGGCATAAAGAACATTTCCGCCGACCCTGCCCCCGATTCATTCGATAGCCTCGACAAGCTCGTCGACAAGTACGACATTCGGATCGCTATTCACAACCATGGCCCATCGCACCGCTACAACACGGCCCTCGACGTGCTGAACGCCGTTAAACCGCACGATCCTCGTATCGGCGCGTGTGCCGACTTGGGGCACTTTATCCGCAGTGGCGAAGACCCGGTGGAAGTGATTCGCCTGTTGAAGGGTCGCTTGTATGGCATTCACTTGAAAGATTTCGCCGAACAAAAGGAACGCACCGAAGGGGTGATCCTAGGCAAAGGGCATCTCGACACGGTCGGCGTCTTCCGGGCGTTGCGTCAGGTCGAGTTCCCGGTGGATGGTTGTCTCTCGTTGGAATACGAAGAAAACCCGAAAGACCCAGTAGCCGACATCCGCGAGTGCCTCGAAATTGCCTCGGAAGCCTGCCAAACGGCCGCGTCTTAA
- a CDS encoding DUF2500 family protein, whose protein sequence is MPVTHTLNKAEIFRRIRESPQYAEREKKPRRNRVPQTDSMPAVVVGVYVVIAGGVGFVVTRNLFQTGGAWGFVPLIAVILGVVIYLFFPGKSDRISGGQIKVEPVIVIGKRAEVRGGRYASTNYYVAFEFESGKRRELAVYEGGLFGRISEEDAGVLYLRGSDEVGAAFLRGNYVADFERVQIE, encoded by the coding sequence GTGCCGGTAACTCACACGCTGAATAAGGCCGAAATCTTTCGCCGCATTCGAGAGTCGCCGCAGTATGCTGAGCGAGAGAAGAAGCCACGCCGTAACCGTGTTCCTCAGACCGATTCCATGCCAGCGGTGGTGGTTGGTGTTTATGTGGTGATAGCAGGTGGAGTCGGGTTTGTCGTCACCAGAAATCTCTTTCAAACAGGTGGGGCTTGGGGATTTGTTCCTCTAATTGCCGTGATTTTGGGAGTGGTGATTTACCTGTTTTTTCCGGGTAAGTCGGATCGAATCAGTGGTGGCCAGATAAAAGTCGAGCCTGTGATCGTGATCGGAAAACGAGCAGAAGTCCGAGGAGGCCGCTATGCCTCCACAAATTACTACGTAGCCTTCGAATTCGAGAGTGGAAAGCGACGTGAGCTCGCCGTATACGAAGGAGGGCTGTTCGGTCGAATCTCGGAAGAGGATGCTGGCGTGCTCTATTTACGAGGCAGCGACGAAGTCGGGGCCGCTTTTCTGCGTGGCAATTACGTTGCTGATTTCGAGCGTGTACAAATCGAGTAG
- a CDS encoding DUF2500 family protein: protein MKCLSCGASLPEDSLTCEFCGSVTATPSQQRDKDTFRRIKESSLYRQRNEPQRIERLPKPGVGPKIFLVFFFIVFCGISGGGVIMTLFMSGIIGAMAGLRGFALIPFCMGVVPLGMLGLGVYLAITQFKKMQSLETGELATLPAIVAGKRTMLSGGSGDSSASTYYYVTFEFEDGQRQEYPVWDGSLYGRVSEEDAGVLFLREQHALDFDRVRI, encoded by the coding sequence ATGAAATGTCTTAGTTGCGGTGCTAGTTTGCCAGAAGATTCTCTGACGTGTGAGTTTTGCGGAAGTGTTACCGCGACTCCTAGCCAGCAGCGCGACAAGGATACGTTTCGACGAATCAAGGAGTCTTCCCTGTATCGGCAGAGGAACGAGCCTCAGCGAATTGAGCGTCTGCCTAAGCCAGGGGTGGGGCCCAAGATTTTCTTGGTGTTCTTCTTCATCGTCTTTTGTGGCATCAGTGGGGGCGGGGTGATCATGACACTTTTCATGTCTGGCATCATCGGAGCGATGGCTGGCCTACGTGGCTTTGCGCTCATTCCCTTTTGCATGGGAGTAGTCCCCCTGGGGATGCTGGGCCTGGGCGTTTATCTGGCGATCACACAGTTCAAAAAAATGCAAAGTCTGGAAACAGGCGAACTCGCGACGCTGCCTGCGATTGTGGCAGGCAAGCGAACGATGCTCTCTGGCGGCAGTGGCGATAGTTCGGCGTCGACCTATTACTACGTCACCTTTGAATTTGAGGATGGCCAGCGGCAAGAGTATCCCGTGTGGGACGGCAGCTTATATGGACGAGTCTCGGAAGAAGATGCCGGCGTACTATTTCTCCGAGAGCAACACGCCCTCGATTTCGATCGCGTGCGGATTTAG
- a CDS encoding purine-nucleoside phosphorylase has translation MLDLYDKIQDAIQVIRGKWDKTPKAGIILGTGLGGLVEEIEEEASFEYSEIPHFPASTATSHRGRLVCGTLCGVPVVAMEGRFHMYEGYSLKQITLPVRVMKALGAELLLCSNAAGGMNPFHNCGDIVLIDDHINLMGDNPLIGINDDRLGPRFPDMCAPYDQELIDKALEIARKEDIVAHRGVFVAVAGPNLETRAEYRFLRAIGADLVGMSTVPEVIVAVHCGLKTVGLSIVTDLCLPDALKPADVAEIIAIANKAEPKLRTLVKGVLTEFAGK, from the coding sequence ATGCTCGATCTTTACGATAAAATCCAAGACGCCATCCAAGTCATCCGTGGGAAGTGGGACAAAACCCCGAAGGCGGGGATTATCCTCGGGACTGGCCTGGGTGGTTTGGTAGAGGAAATCGAAGAAGAAGCATCGTTCGAATACAGCGAGATCCCCCATTTTCCCGCGTCGACGGCAACCAGCCACCGCGGGCGATTGGTTTGCGGAACGCTTTGCGGCGTACCGGTTGTGGCGATGGAAGGCCGCTTCCACATGTACGAGGGGTATTCGCTCAAGCAAATCACCTTGCCGGTTCGCGTGATGAAAGCCCTCGGGGCCGAACTGTTGCTATGCTCGAACGCAGCTGGCGGGATGAATCCTTTCCACAACTGTGGCGATATCGTCTTGATCGACGATCACATCAATTTGATGGGGGATAACCCGCTGATCGGCATCAACGACGATCGCCTCGGTCCACGTTTCCCTGATATGTGTGCCCCCTACGATCAAGAGCTGATCGACAAAGCCTTAGAGATCGCTCGCAAGGAAGACATTGTCGCGCATCGTGGTGTCTTCGTGGCGGTGGCTGGGCCGAACCTGGAAACGCGGGCCGAATACCGTTTCCTGCGGGCCATTGGGGCCGACCTGGTGGGCATGTCGACGGTACCGGAAGTGATTGTTGCCGTCCATTGCGGCTTGAAGACGGTTGGCCTTTCGATCGTAACCGATTTGTGCCTGCCCGACGCGTTGAAGCCCGCCGATGTGGCTGAGATCATTGCCATTGCCAATAAAGCCGAACCAAAGCTGCGCACACTGGTTAAAGGAGTGCTTACGGAATTCGCCGGCAAATAA
- a CDS encoding purine-nucleoside phosphorylase has product MFKLNAQVEELAAAIRRRWNQCPLAGIILGTGLGTLTDGVDVEATIDYEDLPHIPTSTALSHKGRLVCGRLGSVPVLVMEGRFHVYEGYSLETVTLPVRVMKALGAQILVVSNASGGMNPFYQSGDIMLMEDHINFMWRNPLTGQNDPSLGNRFPDMSNPYDDQLLEAAARIARREGIRHHRGVYAAMTGPNYETRSEYRFLRKIGADVVGMSTVPEAIVAAQVGLRVLALSTVTNICLPDNLGCVGKYDVIHAAQAAEPRLRYIVREVLLEQQGLLATV; this is encoded by the coding sequence TTGTTCAAACTCAACGCCCAGGTCGAAGAATTGGCGGCAGCCATTCGCCGGCGATGGAATCAGTGCCCGCTGGCTGGCATCATTCTTGGTACCGGGCTCGGCACTTTGACCGATGGGGTCGATGTCGAGGCAACCATCGATTACGAAGATCTCCCCCACATTCCTACATCTACAGCCCTTAGTCACAAAGGGCGACTCGTATGTGGACGGCTGGGCAGTGTCCCAGTCTTGGTCATGGAGGGCCGTTTTCATGTTTACGAAGGGTACTCGCTCGAAACGGTTACCTTACCGGTTCGTGTGATGAAGGCCCTCGGGGCCCAAATTCTCGTCGTGAGTAATGCCAGTGGCGGAATGAATCCGTTTTATCAAAGCGGCGACATCATGCTGATGGAAGACCACATCAATTTCATGTGGCGCAATCCGCTGACCGGGCAAAACGATCCGAGCTTGGGCAATCGCTTTCCCGATATGTCGAACCCTTACGACGACCAACTGTTGGAAGCTGCCGCGCGGATTGCCCGGCGGGAAGGGATTCGGCACCATCGGGGTGTCTACGCCGCGATGACCGGCCCCAATTACGAAACGCGGAGCGAGTATCGTTTCCTCCGCAAAATCGGGGCAGACGTGGTCGGGATGAGTACGGTACCGGAAGCGATTGTTGCTGCCCAAGTCGGACTGCGCGTGCTGGCCCTTTCGACAGTTACCAACATCTGCCTGCCAGACAACCTTGGCTGTGTAGGCAAGTACGATGTCATTCATGCCGCCCAGGCCGCCGAGCCCCGTTTACGTTATATTGTGCGAGAAGTGCTTTTAGAACAACAAGGTTTGCTGGCGACCGTTTAG
- a CDS encoding glucosyltransferase domain-containing protein translates to MNSSSARTNLLLSLLIVAVLIGLYWPVMQAVYGAADDFPTFFPVDDHIPQIYRADGRPVLEMLLGLVDGWVQHLADLRLLRGISVVGIGLLCVTLFHATRRLFPLREYRLAVCIAVGALPTLVVFAAWATVWSYSWGAMLAVVAGMISWRGCRLCVISRGKAVLCWLGASLLLVLIFWTYQPLVSWFWLAGLIAVLDDRFLRNRFYRRECAWFVAVGVAQMGVCFVALKAFILLSGVEAKSRVQLLSDPIAKVLALGRTTVTMVLDQWQVVDVDRKVFMLSVAALTALVILSGFVVAWRSCAKQRRSTVGIRLLWLAAIAVCLALSHVHGLAVDVNVKNYRTIGALSVGTTILLAWALNRIVTACCYPTQHRIVLRILAGWFLLVSLGMGQANLVHYWTSPYPQGYAYLVEQLQAKLTPATQRIHLIRQTVDDGIVAQRAIHAFGRPLTEPEWVMPGIVIAALRDVPGDWPLDRIELTESLDPAEAPTGNNVVVIDMRELKSLRN, encoded by the coding sequence GTGAATTCTTCCTCAGCCAGAACCAACTTGCTGCTCTCGCTGCTGATTGTGGCCGTGCTGATTGGTTTGTATTGGCCGGTGATGCAAGCCGTGTATGGAGCGGCGGACGACTTCCCCACCTTCTTTCCGGTCGACGATCACATTCCACAAATCTATCGTGCCGATGGTCGACCCGTTCTCGAAATGCTGCTCGGTCTGGTTGACGGCTGGGTGCAACACTTAGCTGACCTGAGGCTTTTACGCGGTATTTCGGTCGTCGGCATCGGCCTGCTTTGTGTCACGCTCTTTCATGCCACGCGGCGGCTGTTTCCCCTGCGCGAATATCGTCTGGCCGTTTGTATTGCCGTGGGGGCGTTGCCGACGTTGGTCGTTTTCGCGGCGTGGGCTACCGTCTGGAGCTATTCGTGGGGGGCAATGCTGGCGGTGGTGGCCGGCATGATTAGCTGGCGAGGCTGCCGTCTATGTGTGATTTCTAGAGGCAAAGCGGTCCTTTGCTGGCTGGGGGCATCGCTACTATTAGTGCTGATCTTTTGGACGTATCAACCGCTGGTCAGTTGGTTTTGGCTGGCAGGGCTAATCGCAGTGCTCGACGACCGTTTCCTGCGGAATCGGTTTTATCGCCGCGAATGTGCTTGGTTTGTGGCAGTTGGCGTGGCGCAAATGGGCGTCTGCTTTGTTGCGCTCAAAGCCTTCATTTTGCTGAGCGGCGTGGAGGCAAAATCACGGGTTCAGCTTTTAAGCGACCCGATCGCCAAGGTGTTGGCCCTGGGGCGAACGACCGTCACGATGGTGCTCGACCAGTGGCAAGTGGTCGACGTCGATCGCAAGGTGTTCATGCTCTCGGTCGCTGCGCTAACGGCGTTGGTAATTTTGTCTGGGTTTGTTGTGGCTTGGCGAAGCTGCGCCAAGCAGCGCCGCAGCACGGTGGGGATTCGGCTGTTGTGGCTGGCGGCGATTGCCGTTTGCCTGGCCTTGAGCCACGTGCATGGGTTGGCGGTCGATGTCAACGTGAAGAACTATCGTACGATCGGGGCACTGTCTGTCGGCACGACCATTCTTCTGGCTTGGGCTTTGAACCGTATCGTGACCGCTTGTTGTTATCCCACGCAGCATCGCATCGTACTGCGAATCTTGGCTGGCTGGTTCCTGCTTGTGTCTTTGGGGATGGGGCAGGCTAACCTCGTTCATTATTGGACTTCCCCCTATCCGCAAGGTTATGCCTATCTGGTCGAGCAACTGCAAGCAAAGCTCACGCCGGCCACACAGCGGATTCATCTCATCCGGCAAACGGTAGACGACGGGATTGTCGCCCAGCGGGCCATCCACGCGTTTGGTCGCCCGCTGACCGAGCCAGAGTGGGTGATGCCAGGCATTGTGATCGCTGCGCTGCGCGACGTGCCGGGGGATTGGCCTTTAGACCGAATCGAACTGACCGAAAGCCTCGACCCAGCCGAGGCTCCCACCGGCAACAATGTGGTGGTGATCGACATGCGCGAACTGAAGAGCTTACGAAATTAA